A genomic segment from Gilvibacter sp. SZ-19 encodes:
- a CDS encoding T9SS type B sorting domain-containing protein, which produces MKKLSLFGLFWLLFALNAQAQGEAANWYFGDRAGLNFNTSPPTPLTDGALETLEGCATISDSAGNLLFYTNGTLVWNRDHQVMPNGTGLLGEDTSTQSAIIVPNPQQANIYYIFTVDGLFPGENDPAALRGLNYSTVDMNLDGGLGDVVAAEKNINLLPTNSEKITAVRNADCESIWVITHFVDRFYAYDVSGAGVNTTPVESLVEPEVPLIGYRDNALGYLKSSPDGSKLAIAHATLNENPASDAGSPGALLVYDFDTATGVASGGLDLDVNGNSPYGVEFSPDSNLVYTCAGVYDTDGFAFGEVYQFDLSATDPSATRTVLSTNDNSTGALQLGIDGRIYRVILNQDSLDIINDPNTAGTGANYQRAAVSLGGRTGNFGLPPFIQSLFLNTVDIIQNGESATTLNLCEGDSFTLVAPDIPGATYVWTRDEVLLPESDFDLVVSTAGVYRVEIDPMNGECPIIGQANVIINPLPEAFDSLLTQCDADGNNDGFSVFNLTEAIPDLTGGIAGLDVSFHQTLLQAENNESPLPETAYANLSNPQTIFARVFDQAGCASIAQLELVVAGEQIDDVFLSQCDDATEDGITSFDLGEAAAIILDGLPADLSLSFYANLEDVLAETNPIPTSYTNQQAYQQTVYARLEQDNTCFGIARIFLEVYELPNIVTQDEALYCLNSFPDTITLEVGPIIDNDSPLEAYSYLWSTGEITSTIAINEVGVYFVDIINPEGCSKRRTITVVGSRPATIESIEVTDLTETNTLIVNVSGPGEYEYALNDPTGPYQLENTFTNVRPGVYTVYVRDRLGCGISEEVVSVLGYPNYFTPNGDGINDFWQVLGVRPDFESQAQIYIYDRYGKMLKRLNPLSPGWDGIYNGNPMPSSDYWFRVIFEDGRELRSHFSLVR; this is translated from the coding sequence ATGAAAAAGTTATCTCTTTTCGGTCTCTTTTGGCTGCTCTTTGCCCTGAACGCTCAGGCGCAGGGGGAAGCAGCGAATTGGTATTTTGGAGATCGGGCTGGACTTAATTTCAATACCAGTCCACCGACGCCCTTGACAGACGGAGCCTTAGAAACTTTAGAAGGCTGTGCTACCATAAGTGACAGTGCCGGAAACTTACTTTTTTACACCAACGGAACCCTGGTCTGGAACCGAGATCATCAGGTCATGCCCAATGGAACAGGCCTTTTAGGAGAAGATACTTCTACGCAATCGGCTATCATAGTACCCAATCCGCAGCAAGCCAACATCTATTACATATTTACGGTAGATGGTTTGTTTCCAGGAGAGAACGATCCCGCCGCACTTCGCGGATTGAACTATTCCACCGTAGACATGAATTTAGATGGAGGTCTGGGCGATGTGGTCGCGGCAGAAAAGAACATCAATCTGTTGCCAACCAACTCAGAGAAGATCACTGCGGTGCGCAATGCCGACTGCGAATCTATTTGGGTCATTACGCATTTTGTAGACCGATTCTATGCTTACGATGTTAGCGGAGCCGGCGTTAACACAACGCCTGTTGAATCTTTGGTAGAACCAGAAGTTCCTCTTATTGGCTATCGAGATAACGCTTTAGGTTACTTAAAATCCAGCCCGGATGGCAGTAAACTTGCCATTGCTCACGCTACCTTGAATGAGAACCCTGCAAGTGATGCCGGTTCACCAGGAGCGCTCTTGGTCTATGATTTTGATACAGCAACGGGAGTTGCCTCCGGCGGCCTTGATCTGGATGTCAATGGAAACTCACCTTATGGGGTGGAATTCTCTCCGGATTCCAATTTAGTTTACACTTGCGCTGGCGTTTATGATACGGACGGCTTTGCTTTTGGAGAGGTCTACCAATTCGACCTTTCGGCTACAGATCCATCGGCGACAAGAACCGTATTGAGCACCAATGACAATTCCACTGGCGCTTTACAATTGGGTATTGATGGGCGTATCTATCGGGTGATCTTGAATCAAGACTCCTTAGATATCATCAATGATCCGAATACCGCAGGTACAGGAGCCAATTATCAACGAGCAGCGGTATCACTCGGTGGAAGAACTGGAAATTTTGGCTTACCTCCGTTTATTCAATCATTGTTTCTCAATACCGTAGACATTATTCAGAACGGTGAATCTGCGACCACCTTAAACCTTTGCGAAGGCGACAGCTTTACGCTAGTGGCTCCAGATATTCCAGGAGCGACCTATGTTTGGACCAGAGACGAAGTGCTTCTGCCAGAAAGCGATTTTGATCTGGTGGTGAGTACCGCAGGAGTGTATCGTGTAGAAATAGACCCCATGAATGGCGAATGTCCAATAATAGGGCAAGCAAATGTGATCATCAACCCATTACCAGAAGCATTTGACAGCTTGCTGACCCAATGCGATGCAGACGGCAACAATGACGGTTTTAGTGTTTTTAACCTCACGGAAGCAATCCCTGATCTAACGGGAGGTATTGCTGGTTTGGATGTGAGTTTTCATCAGACCCTATTGCAAGCGGAGAATAACGAATCGCCTTTACCGGAAACAGCTTATGCCAACCTCAGCAATCCGCAAACTATCTTTGCCCGTGTTTTTGATCAGGCGGGCTGCGCAAGTATTGCACAATTAGAATTAGTTGTAGCAGGAGAGCAGATAGACGATGTCTTTTTAAGCCAATGTGACGATGCGACAGAAGATGGTATTACTAGCTTCGACCTTGGAGAGGCGGCTGCGATTATCTTAGACGGCTTACCTGCAGATCTCAGCCTTAGCTTCTATGCCAATTTAGAAGATGTCTTAGCAGAGACCAATCCGATACCAACTTCTTATACCAACCAACAAGCCTACCAGCAAACGGTTTACGCCCGCTTGGAGCAAGACAATACCTGCTTTGGAATTGCCCGGATCTTCTTAGAAGTGTACGAGCTACCCAATATTGTCACGCAAGATGAAGCCTTGTATTGCCTGAACAGTTTTCCGGACACGATTACTCTAGAGGTTGGCCCTATCATTGACAATGACAGCCCGCTGGAAGCCTATAGTTATCTGTGGTCTACAGGAGAGATCACTTCCACCATCGCAATTAATGAGGTGGGTGTTTACTTTGTGGATATTATTAATCCTGAAGGCTGCTCCAAAAGACGAACCATTACTGTTGTTGGTTCGCGTCCGGCGACTATAGAAAGCATAGAAGTCACAGACCTTACAGAGACCAATACGCTAATTGTGAATGTGAGCGGTCCGGGGGAATACGAATACGCTTTGAACGACCCGACAGGGCCGTATCAGTTGGAAAACACCTTTACCAATGTCAGACCAGGGGTCTATACCGTATATGTAAGAGATCGATTGGGATGTGGCATTAGCGAAGAAGTGGTTTCTGTACTTGGATATCCGAATTACTTCACGCCAAACGGCGATGGCATCAATGACTTTTGGCAAGTTTTGGGAGTGCGTCCTGATTTTGAATCCCAAGCTCAGATCTATATCTACGATCGCTATGGGAAAATGCTGAAACGCCTTAATCCCCTTAGTCCAGGTTGGGATGGAATCTACAACGGCAACCCCATGCCGTCCAGCGACTATTGGTTCCGCGTGATCTTTGAAGACGGACGCGAGCTGCGTTCACACTTTAGTCTCGTTCGCTAA
- a CDS encoding ABC transporter permease, with translation MLRLLQIEYHKLIHNKSARVITAVYFILISLMSLLASIKFNFGNFSFRLADQGIFNFPFIWHFNTWIAALLKMFLAIVIVSMMANEYTHRTLKQNLIDGLSKREFVLSKFITVFVFAAVSTAFIFIVSLILGLIFSDYTEFGIIVRDLEYVFAYFLKLLAFFSFCLFLGVLVKRSAFALGFLLIWWIIEWAVYGILVSKLPDNSEIPAQVVQFFPLMSMQNLIIEPFTRFNAVQSAATQLGAEFTKTYNVTLFKIAIVSVWTFLFNYWSLLILKKRDL, from the coding sequence ATGCTTAGATTACTTCAGATAGAATACCACAAACTCATCCACAACAAATCAGCACGTGTAATCACGGCTGTCTATTTTATCTTGATCTCTTTGATGTCGCTTTTGGCGTCTATCAAATTCAATTTTGGGAACTTCAGTTTCAGATTGGCCGATCAAGGGATCTTTAACTTCCCATTCATTTGGCATTTCAATACCTGGATAGCAGCATTGCTTAAAATGTTCTTGGCCATAGTCATTGTCTCCATGATGGCTAATGAATATACCCATAGAACCCTAAAACAGAACCTAATTGACGGTTTGAGCAAGCGCGAGTTCGTCTTGTCCAAGTTCATTACGGTTTTTGTCTTTGCTGCAGTTTCTACGGCCTTCATATTTATAGTATCGCTAATCTTAGGTTTGATTTTTTCTGATTATACCGAGTTCGGGATCATAGTGCGCGACTTAGAATACGTCTTTGCCTATTTCTTGAAACTCTTGGCCTTTTTCTCCTTCTGTTTATTCTTGGGAGTCCTTGTCAAGCGATCGGCCTTTGCTCTTGGGTTCCTACTTATTTGGTGGATCATCGAGTGGGCTGTATACGGAATCCTAGTATCAAAGCTTCCGGACAATTCAGAAATACCTGCACAGGTGGTGCAATTCTTTCCCTTGATGAGTATGCAAAACCTCATCATAGAGCCCTTTACACGCTTTAATGCCGTGCAATCGGCTGCAACCCAATTGGGTGCAGAATTCACCAAGACCTATAATGTGACCTTATTTAAGATCGCTATAGTATCTGTTTGGACTTTCCTATTCAATTATTGGTCCTTACTCATTCTGAAAAAACGAGATTTATAG
- a CDS encoding DUF3857 domain-containing protein, with protein MSKNHKSVLLFGLLVICSSLLNAQNFEEFNTYKSKYPDARFVRLNNEIEISISVEEDQLYIEKAAQKEDLYLDDTAKSFSDSSLSYSTFFELRDIEASSLLYEDGKLTEYPIEEFKESDEASDVFYDDTKTLNFIYPGLKEGAKSRLRYKQIIKNPRFLGAFYLGDFYPISKGTFKLVVDKDIEMDFKLFNADTIKVDFSKKERRKTIEYTWQVQDIDEYDYEANAPNYREVLPHVVPIIRSYKSNGKTIKVLGELGDLYSWYASLVQEVNTQEPSPELKAIVDEITAGLTTDLEKVKAIFYWAQQNIKYVAFEYALGGFVPREANEVFNKKYGDCKDNSSIMDEMMEIANIKGDLTWIGTREIPYSYTELPTPAVDNHMILSYTENGKTYFLDATGRYTPFGFPTSFIQGKEALIADGDNYRLVEVPVMEAAANAVVDSTRLSIVDKKIIGQSKTVFSGYVKGDLFESLDNLSSAKNLNEYYNNRLTKGNNSFLVDEVVENNKFDYDKDFELTYKFEVTDHHKSLKDEIYINLNLSQLLSDFVEKEDRKYPFEMDYKRAIKFVNILEVPQGYTVDYIPENVSAANDFMSFEITHEVKGQEIIYTHSATLDFLTLNTDQLKEARAVIKAAQKAYRDIVVLKKI; from the coding sequence ATGTCAAAAAACCATAAATCTGTATTGTTGTTTGGTTTGCTGGTTATCTGCTCCAGCCTGCTGAACGCGCAGAACTTTGAGGAGTTCAATACCTATAAAAGCAAATATCCGGACGCGCGCTTTGTGCGTTTGAATAACGAGATCGAAATTTCGATCTCTGTAGAAGAAGATCAGCTCTATATAGAAAAAGCGGCGCAGAAAGAAGACCTCTATTTGGACGATACGGCCAAGTCTTTCTCTGACAGTTCCCTGAGCTATTCCACCTTTTTTGAACTGCGCGATATCGAGGCGTCTTCGCTTTTATACGAGGACGGCAAACTCACGGAGTATCCCATAGAAGAATTCAAAGAAAGCGATGAGGCCAGCGATGTTTTCTACGACGATACCAAGACCTTGAACTTTATCTATCCCGGACTTAAGGAAGGAGCCAAATCCCGACTGCGATACAAACAGATCATTAAGAACCCACGTTTTTTGGGAGCTTTTTATTTGGGCGATTTCTATCCGATCTCCAAAGGGACCTTTAAACTCGTTGTAGATAAGGATATCGAAATGGATTTCAAGCTTTTTAATGCAGACACCATCAAGGTGGATTTTAGCAAGAAAGAGCGCCGCAAGACCATAGAGTATACCTGGCAAGTACAAGATATAGACGAATACGACTACGAGGCCAATGCACCGAATTATCGTGAAGTACTGCCGCATGTAGTGCCTATAATTCGGTCGTATAAGTCCAATGGTAAGACTATCAAGGTCTTGGGCGAGCTCGGAGACCTTTACAGTTGGTACGCCTCTTTGGTACAAGAGGTTAATACACAAGAACCGTCACCGGAACTCAAGGCTATTGTGGATGAGATCACCGCAGGGCTTACTACAGATCTGGAAAAGGTGAAGGCTATTTTCTATTGGGCACAGCAGAATATTAAATACGTGGCCTTTGAATATGCCTTGGGAGGTTTTGTCCCACGAGAGGCCAACGAGGTGTTCAATAAAAAGTATGGCGATTGCAAGGACAATTCCAGTATTATGGACGAGATGATGGAGATCGCTAATATTAAAGGAGATCTTACTTGGATAGGGACTCGCGAGATCCCGTATTCTTATACGGAGCTACCTACCCCTGCAGTAGACAATCATATGATTTTGAGTTATACCGAGAACGGAAAGACCTATTTTTTGGATGCTACGGGTCGTTACACGCCCTTTGGCTTTCCGACCTCTTTTATTCAGGGGAAAGAAGCCCTTATTGCCGATGGAGACAACTATAGATTGGTTGAGGTACCTGTTATGGAAGCTGCCGCCAATGCCGTAGTTGACAGTACACGCTTATCTATCGTAGACAAAAAGATAATAGGGCAGAGTAAAACGGTTTTCTCCGGATATGTAAAAGGCGATCTTTTTGAGAGTTTGGACAATCTGAGCTCCGCAAAGAACCTGAATGAATACTACAACAACAGACTTACTAAAGGGAATAACTCTTTCTTGGTTGATGAGGTTGTGGAAAACAACAAATTCGATTACGACAAGGACTTTGAACTAACGTACAAATTTGAAGTTACCGACCACCACAAGAGCTTAAAGGACGAGATCTATATCAATCTGAACCTTTCTCAGCTACTCTCTGATTTTGTAGAGAAGGAAGACCGTAAGTATCCCTTTGAGATGGATTATAAAAGGGCCATAAAATTCGTAAATATCTTAGAGGTTCCGCAAGGCTATACCGTAGACTATATACCGGAGAATGTCTCTGCGGCCAACGACTTTATGAGTTTTGAAATCACCCATGAGGTAAAAGGACAAGAGATCATCTATACCCACAGTGCCACTTTGGACTTTTTGACATTAAACACCGATCAACTAAAAGAAGCAAGAGCCGTAATTAAGGCTGCTCAAAAAGCATATCGCGACATCGTCGTTTTAAAGAAAATCTAG
- a CDS encoding ABC transporter ATP-binding protein has product MQPILTLTNLTKRFGPLTAVNNLSFTIEKGNVYGILGPNGSGKSTTLGIVLNVVNKSSGDFTWFDGNTSTHDALKRVGAIIERPNFYPYMSAVQNLALVAKIKGVGEDKIEEKLELVGLLDRKDSRFKTFSLGMKQRLAIASALLNDPEILILDEPTNGLDPQGIHQIREIIKKIAKGGTTILLASHLLDEVEKVCSHVVILRKGVSLYSGPVEGMNASHGFFTLQANDMVRLRAYLEGNGSFGKIKEEGESLVAYLNEPLEASVLNEMLFKEGIVLSKLDKRKESLEEQFLELTNKIEQHA; this is encoded by the coding sequence ATGCAACCCATCCTAACGCTTACCAATCTCACCAAACGTTTTGGGCCATTGACTGCAGTGAACAACCTCTCATTTACCATAGAGAAAGGCAATGTTTACGGTATTTTGGGCCCTAACGGAAGTGGAAAATCAACCACACTCGGAATTGTGTTGAATGTCGTAAATAAAAGCTCAGGTGACTTTACCTGGTTCGACGGCAACACCTCTACCCACGACGCACTTAAACGCGTGGGCGCTATTATTGAACGTCCAAATTTCTATCCGTACATGAGTGCGGTTCAGAACTTAGCCTTGGTGGCTAAGATCAAAGGAGTTGGAGAAGATAAGATCGAAGAGAAATTAGAATTGGTAGGGCTGTTAGATCGCAAGGACAGTCGTTTTAAAACCTTCTCTTTGGGGATGAAACAGCGCTTGGCCATCGCCTCTGCACTGCTTAACGACCCGGAGATCCTGATCTTAGATGAACCTACTAACGGTTTAGATCCGCAGGGGATTCATCAGATCCGTGAGATCATAAAAAAGATCGCTAAAGGCGGTACCACTATTCTTTTGGCCTCTCACCTTTTGGACGAGGTTGAAAAGGTGTGTTCGCACGTAGTGATCTTGCGTAAAGGAGTTTCCCTGTACTCAGGTCCTGTAGAAGGCATGAACGCCAGCCATGGGTTCTTTACGCTGCAAGCTAATGATATGGTTCGCTTGCGCGCCTATTTGGAAGGCAATGGTAGTTTTGGAAAAATCAAAGAAGAAGGCGAAAGTCTGGTTGCTTATTTGAACGAGCCATTAGAAGCCAGCGTGCTCAACGAAATGTTATTCAAAGAAGGAATTGTGTTGTCTAAACTAGACAAGCGCAAAGAAAGCCTAGAAGAGCAATTCCTAGAATTAACCAACAAAATCGAACAGCATGCTTAG
- a CDS encoding toxin-antitoxin system YwqK family antitoxin produces MKLKFLIGALLCSAFSFAQEQLVKLDAEEIFEKAAQLIQQDKIKDLITELERIPKSDSLYCSALASRSYYHLALEEMDKVIETVNEGLQNEYCAEESLVFYINKSVAFLNTDRITEAETTLKEGLEKFPTSPKIWYNLGLVYEGQDKLKEAIAAYDTTIMLDPFYEKPHLRLGNISYQAGQMSRALMSFNMYLLIMAADGGDDSVVRALNDFYSRSNPNVSAEVDMGEDSNGSYRELDMILDQGLVLNEGYETPSQIDEALVRQSHLLLAQLDKMEDTEGLWSGKYQALYKYINQNEEFEDFILAMYYGSSDTDHQKLIEKKKKDLQEFYDRFQQKWAALVSVNTQTKQPYKSYYYNGDYVSAIGVRDGEKFIGDWKFYDDGGRLSATGSFDNNGERDGTWVWFHPNGEKKEAAQYKQGVLDGPNTYWFENGTKKVEASYTDGELQGPYTTYRSTGALYQKVNYVKGKKQGEYVSYFPVGEQLPEFEAVYTDDKLSGTLVEYYSNGAVYLETPYVDGVPSGVERKYYPQQSLSAETTYLNGKVEGPYTFYYPDGAKKETGSYKNDQLHGEIKQYYPDGTVEGHYQYAEGQLEGVSKNYDYDGKLLYEYTYRRGEVIAYKFYDKSGGVLREDRKKGGEFYYYSYSHFGKVNSEGLYDISGGKKGLWKFYSDHGVLTEATSFENNEPIGESLLYYLDGTLKTKSNFVDGKLEGYCVNYYNNGNMESQGYYKEGEAHGKWLFYYSNGVVKEESFYHKGQPHGDQKRYDAKGRLAMVYNYKFGEFLSETRYLPDGTVFETVDRSAKPGKYVDQYQHFNGKPQFKFEILYGVKHGKASELGFEGNKLFEGQYVNGKQNGPWVYYHPNGQVEIECEYLLGDLHGELILYYDNGAVSTKYTSVNGERSGMDIDYFRDGKLDTQINYVNGKKEGRMEFYSPDGQFQLVRFYRFGRLLGYSHLDENGQELPMIPIENETAKFTTYYDNGQPSRQMEYLNGQLVNEYKTFYYSGAPHEDINYRNNEYDGKYLEYFANGNLKKSFNYQYGAKNGVQKEYYENGKLKSEIEYVDDEKMGYAKYYDENGTLNKEETYFNGIIFDVKKP; encoded by the coding sequence ATGAAATTGAAATTTTTGATCGGGGCACTTTTATGCAGTGCCTTCAGCTTCGCGCAAGAGCAATTGGTAAAACTCGATGCCGAAGAAATATTTGAAAAAGCGGCCCAGTTAATTCAACAGGATAAAATCAAAGACTTGATAACCGAATTGGAGCGAATCCCTAAAAGCGATTCGCTGTATTGTTCTGCTCTGGCCTCAAGATCTTACTATCACCTGGCCTTAGAAGAAATGGACAAGGTTATAGAAACGGTCAATGAAGGGCTTCAAAACGAGTATTGCGCCGAGGAATCATTGGTCTTCTACATCAACAAATCGGTTGCTTTTTTAAATACCGACAGAATCACTGAGGCCGAAACCACCTTGAAAGAGGGATTAGAGAAGTTTCCGACCAGTCCAAAGATCTGGTATAATTTGGGCTTGGTCTATGAAGGTCAGGACAAGCTCAAAGAGGCTATAGCCGCTTATGATACTACCATAATGTTAGACCCCTTTTACGAAAAACCACATTTGCGTTTGGGGAATATCAGTTATCAAGCTGGGCAAATGAGTCGGGCACTGATGAGTTTTAATATGTATTTGCTCATAATGGCTGCGGATGGAGGAGACGATTCTGTGGTGCGAGCGCTAAACGACTTCTACTCTCGAAGTAACCCCAACGTATCTGCAGAGGTCGATATGGGTGAAGATTCGAATGGCTCTTATCGGGAGTTAGATATGATCCTAGATCAAGGTTTGGTTTTGAACGAAGGGTACGAAACACCCAGTCAAATAGACGAAGCCCTAGTACGACAGTCACATCTTTTATTGGCTCAACTCGATAAAATGGAAGACACAGAAGGCTTGTGGAGTGGTAAATATCAAGCCTTGTATAAGTACATCAACCAGAATGAGGAATTCGAGGATTTTATTTTAGCAATGTACTACGGATCTTCAGATACGGACCACCAGAAGTTGATCGAGAAGAAGAAAAAGGATCTGCAAGAATTCTACGATCGCTTCCAACAAAAGTGGGCGGCTTTGGTCAGCGTAAATACACAAACCAAACAACCGTATAAAAGCTACTATTACAACGGAGACTATGTATCTGCCATTGGAGTTCGCGATGGGGAGAAATTTATTGGAGATTGGAAATTCTACGACGATGGCGGCAGACTCAGCGCTACCGGCAGCTTTGACAACAATGGCGAACGCGACGGTACTTGGGTTTGGTTTCATCCCAACGGAGAAAAAAAGGAAGCTGCACAGTATAAGCAGGGCGTGCTAGATGGGCCAAACACCTATTGGTTTGAAAATGGCACCAAGAAAGTAGAAGCCAGTTATACAGACGGGGAACTACAAGGGCCTTATACGACTTACCGTTCCACTGGAGCCCTATACCAAAAGGTGAATTATGTGAAAGGGAAAAAACAAGGCGAATATGTGAGCTATTTTCCTGTTGGCGAACAGCTGCCGGAATTTGAAGCGGTTTATACCGACGATAAACTCAGTGGAACTTTGGTGGAGTATTATTCCAATGGAGCGGTCTATTTAGAAACCCCTTATGTAGATGGAGTTCCCTCTGGGGTAGAGCGCAAATACTATCCGCAGCAAAGCTTAAGCGCAGAGACCACCTATTTGAATGGCAAAGTAGAGGGGCCCTACACTTTTTATTATCCTGATGGCGCAAAGAAAGAAACGGGTAGCTATAAGAACGATCAGCTGCACGGTGAAATTAAGCAGTATTATCCTGACGGCACGGTGGAAGGGCATTATCAATATGCCGAAGGGCAGTTAGAAGGGGTCTCAAAGAATTACGATTACGACGGTAAACTTCTCTATGAATATACATACAGACGCGGAGAGGTTATCGCCTATAAATTCTACGATAAGTCTGGTGGTGTTTTGCGCGAGGACCGCAAAAAAGGCGGTGAATTCTACTATTATTCGTATTCGCATTTCGGGAAAGTGAATTCAGAAGGCCTTTATGATATTTCAGGAGGAAAAAAGGGACTTTGGAAATTCTATTCAGATCACGGGGTTTTAACCGAGGCCACGAGTTTTGAGAATAATGAACCCATAGGGGAGTCCCTACTCTATTATTTGGACGGAACCCTAAAGACCAAGTCTAACTTTGTAGACGGCAAACTAGAAGGCTATTGTGTAAACTATTACAACAACGGCAATATGGAGTCTCAAGGTTATTACAAGGAAGGAGAGGCACACGGGAAGTGGCTGTTCTACTATTCCAACGGAGTAGTGAAAGAGGAGAGTTTTTACCACAAGGGGCAACCGCATGGCGATCAGAAGCGTTACGATGCTAAGGGCAGATTAGCTATGGTCTACAATTACAAATTCGGAGAATTCCTAAGTGAGACCAGATACTTGCCAGACGGTACGGTTTTTGAGACTGTAGATCGCAGTGCCAAGCCTGGAAAATATGTTGATCAGTACCAACATTTCAATGGGAAGCCTCAATTCAAGTTCGAGATCCTTTATGGGGTCAAGCACGGAAAAGCTTCGGAATTGGGGTTTGAAGGAAACAAACTATTTGAAGGCCAGTACGTGAATGGGAAACAAAACGGACCTTGGGTCTATTATCATCCTAACGGACAAGTGGAAATTGAATGTGAGTATTTATTGGGAGACCTGCACGGAGAGCTGATATTGTATTACGATAACGGAGCTGTATCTACCAAATACACTTCGGTTAACGGGGAACGCTCCGGTATGGATATCGATTATTTTAGAGACGGAAAACTAGATACTCAGATCAATTATGTAAACGGTAAGAAAGAAGGGCGTATGGAATTTTACAGCCCTGATGGTCAGTTCCAATTGGTTCGATTCTACCGTTTTGGCAGGCTTTTAGGTTATTCACATCTGGATGAGAATGGGCAAGAGTTGCCTATGATCCCTATAGAGAACGAAACGGCCAAGTTCACTACCTATTACGACAACGGCCAGCCATCGCGTCAAATGGAATATCTCAACGGACAGTTGGTCAACGAGTATAAGACCTTTTATTACAGTGGTGCTCCACACGAAGACATCAACTACCGAAACAACGAGTACGACGGGAAATACTTAGAGTATTTTGCCAATGGGAATCTGAAGAAATCCTTCAATTATCAATACGGTGCTAAGAACGGTGTTCAAAAGGAGTACTACGAGAACGGAAAACTAAAGTCCGAAATAGAATACGTAGATGACGAAAAAATGGGCTATGCCAAGTATTACGATGAAAACGGCACCCTAAATAAAGAAGAGACTTATTTTAACGGAATTATATTCGATGTCAAAAAACCATAA